One segment of Montipora capricornis isolate CH-2021 unplaced genomic scaffold, ASM3666992v2 scaffold_477, whole genome shotgun sequence DNA contains the following:
- the LOC138036324 gene encoding uncharacterized protein, whose protein sequence is MPSSFSKYLDTRIIIDCTEFFIEKPSSPSAQKATWSDYKHHNTVKLLVGITPSGAFSFVSKLWTGSTGDRRVTQESGLLDLLKEGDHVMADRGFTVRDLLTKKGVKLNIPPFTKGKQLSRKARKQTSSIAKVRIHVERAIERMKEFRILQGNIPLSAVKNMDQEVTICAALCNLLPPLAK, encoded by the exons ATGCCTTCTTCTTTCTCCAAATACCTTGACACTAGAATAATAATAGACTGTACGGAGTTCTTTATTGAAAAGCCTTCTTCTCCCAGCGCCCAAAAAGCAACTTGGAGCGACTATAAACATCACAACACTGTAAAACTCTTGGTTGGTATAACACCATCAGgggctttttcttttgtttcaaagttATGGACAGGGAGTACAGGTGATCGACGTGTAACCCAAGAAAGTGGCCTACTTGATCTTCTAAAGGAAGGAGACCATGTTATGGCAGACAGAGGATTTACTGTGAGAGATCTCCTTACTAAGAAAGGAGTAAAGCTTAACATACCACCCTTCACTAAAG GTAAGCAGCTGTCAAGAAAAGCACGCAAGCAAACTAGCTCAATCGCAAAAGTCAGGATCCACGTTGAGAGAGCCATTGAACGAATGAAGGAGTTCAGGATCCTGCAAGGGAATATTCCATTGTCAGCAGTCAAGAATATGGATCAGGAAGTCACTATTTGTGCTGCATTGTGTAATCTCTTGCCTCCACTTGCAAAGTAA
- the LOC138036337 gene encoding uncharacterized protein: protein MKLPKLDEEDEDLTKVIEQKLETDKGRLPRPELIQNWSYDFSGMPEFTFPDLYTYLIGSEEEYTAEKLKSFKSLQGYKLFADGHVQDCSVYKVKDMEHCFFRFKVLPTERSKTDTKKATYDGFVILENSGAVKSGFCPCKGGLDGTCRHVAAVLFDLEHTARVNDLKSCTSGECQWIKRAKPNTNCCLLQNLKLTKLEYGKQEKTCPTVENFEPRTRNPDPSTLYRKLRDGLQNVCNSAVALHVLPQPELPNVSEKILQSFISADEHVDCVEEVEGVEIFSVSEIRDRFVSECGLIESADAEKVSQFFEEIAVTQKQADMICEKKKNQGQTDFWSKQRTGRLTGSNFYRICHLPENTNKDNILKELLNYHPIPPKKQPEQFRWGHEKENSALDLHLKKLRKKHKGLVICKSGLVVNVSWPHLGASPDGIRHCLCCAKRVIEVKSLFSKRSLPPHIAASEYVHKVDGKYHLKRETKWYRYYQIQGELATTGLLMADLIIYTDKGIMIVEVEFNRDFWEAMLKKLTTFYKDYLVPELLTQKIYKQLS from the exons atgaaattaccAAAGCTCGACGAAGAGGACGAAGACTTGACGAAAGTTATCGAACAGAAACTGGAAACCGACAAAGGACGTCTTCCACGACCTGAGCTTATCCAGAACTGGTCCTATGATTTTTCTGGCATGCCGGAATTCACTTTTCCCGATCTCTATACgtatttgattggttctgaggAAGAATACACGGCAGAAAAGCTTAAATCTTTTAAAAGCTTGCAAGGGTATAAATTGTTTGCAGATGGTCATGTACAGGATTGTTCAGTGTATAAGGTGAAGGACATGGAACATTGCTTTTTTCGCTTCAAAGTTTTACCAACTGAGAGGTCTAAAACAGATACAAAGAAAGCCACATACGATGGATTTGTTATTCTGGAAAACTCCGGAGCTGTAAAAAGTGGATTTTGTCCTTGTAAAGGAGG TTTGGATGGAACCTGCCGTCATGTTGCTGCGgtcttgtttgaccttgaacacACTGCTCGGGTAAATGATTTGAAGTCCTGTACATCAGGTGAATGTCAATGGATTAAACGTGCTAAACCAAACACCAATTGCTGTTTATTACAAAACCTTAAACTTACAAAATTGGAAtatggaaaacaagaaaaaacgtGCCCTACTGtagaaaattttgaaccaaGAACAAGGAACCCTGATCCAAGTACACTTTACAGAAAGCTTAGAGATGGTTTGCAAAATGTCTGTAATAGTGCTGTAGCTCTACATGTGTTACCTCAGCCTGAGCTTCCAAATGTAAGTGAAAAAATTCTGCAATCATTCATCAGCGCAGATGAACATGTCGATTGTGTGGAAGAGGTAGAGGGTGTGGAGATTTTCTCAGTTTCTGAAATTAGAGATAGATTTGTTTCTGAATGTGGCCTTATTGAATCAGCTGATGCAGAGAAAGTGTCCCAATTCTTTGAGGAAATAGCAGTAACTCAAAAGCAAGCTGACATGATctgtgagaaaaaaaagaaccagGGGCAGACTGATTTTTGGTCAAAGCAGAGAACAGGAAGACTTACAGGGTCAAACTTTTATCGAATTTGTCACCTTCCGGAGAACACAAACAAGGATAACATTTTAAAAGAACTTTTAAATTATCATCCCATTCCACCAAAAAAGCAACCAGAGCAATTTAGATGGGGGCATGAAAAAGAGAACTCGGCATTAGACTTGCACTTAAAAAAGCTTCGAAAAAAGCACAAGGGATTGGTTATTTGCAAAAGTGGCCTTGTTGTTAATGTGTCCTGGCCACACCTTGGTGCAAGCCCAGATGGTATTCGTCATTGCCTCTGCTGTGCAAAGAGGGTAATTGAGGTAAAAAGTCTTTTTTCTAAACGTAGTCTGCCCCCTCACATTGCTGCATCTGAATATGTACATAAAGTAGACGGAAAGTATCATCTTAAGAGAGAAACAAAATGGTACCGGTATTACCAAATCCAAGGTGAACTTGCTACAACTGGTCTGTTAATGGCAGATTTAATTATTTACACTGACAAGGGAATCATGATTGTTGAAGTGGAGTTCAATAGAGACTTTTGGGAAGCCATGTTAAAGAAGTTGACTACCTTTTATAAAGATTATTTAGTGCCAGAACTGTTGACCCAAAAAATATACAAGCAACTGTCATGA
- the LOC138036338 gene encoding uncharacterized protein, producing MNRLIIHEGKSEAMSLSINPFIGPLKPLKLGEDFIQYISSTACLGVTIDDKLSWSQHIKSICVSFNTKVKMLRRISFLPKSMLETLYFKTVIPSVLYGVVVWGSGSKFKELELIHIRAARLIHKLPKGMTDEDILARAGWMPLEYFYKFRILMITHKAFYNLGLEEINSLVVRTCKSYNLRKSLNILVNRPNTELGRNSFVHRAAIAWNSLSDSVRSFSNQTGFKNGLKQLKHTVMNITFEKDSSVVYNKHSDFYYYY from the coding sequence ATGAATAGACTGATTATTCACGAGGGTAAATCTGAGGCAATGAGTTTGAGCATTAATCCCTTCATTGGTCCTTTGAAACCTCTGAAGTTGGGTGAGGATTTTATTCAGTACATATCCTCTACTGCTTGTCTCGGGGTTACCATCGATGATAAACTGTCTTGGTCTCAGCATATTAAatcaatttgtgtgtcattcaATACTAAAGTCAAAATGCTGAGACGTATAAGTTTTTTACCCAAATCTATGCTAGAAACTCTGTATTTTAAGACTGTAATCCCAAGTGTCCTCTATGGGGTTGTGGTTTGGGGCTCTGGCTCCAAATTTAAAGAATTAGAATTGATACATATTAGAGCTGCTAGACTAATTCATAAGTTGCCAAAGGGCATGACTGATGAAGATATTTTAGCAAGAGCGGGGTGGATGcctcttgaatatttttataaatttcgtattttaatgattactcataaggctttttataatttaggtttagaggaaataaattcattagTTGTTAGGACCTGTAAGAGCTATAATCTTAGgaaatctttaaatattttagttaatagaCCAAACACTGAGCTCGGTCGTAATTCCTTTGTACACAGGGCTGCAATCGCCTGGAATTCCCTGTCTGATAGTGTAAGATCTTTTTCTAATCAAACAGGCTTTAAAAATGGACTGAAGCAGTTAAAACATACTGTTATGAatatcacttttgaaaaagacagctcagtagtttataataagcattccgatttttattattattattaa
- the LOC138036326 gene encoding uncharacterized protein — MADALNIALLFWKTRREESRKIAESRAKLARRRLYRYLRRRCLVSSVFFLLLARQLFQCAPSLRRVWSKSRSQSFWEETCQGWSDNDWVENFRMSKDSFEYLCAELSPHIAKQNTNFRKAIAVRHRVAITLYWLADSARYRTIGNLFGVGKSTVCTIVKHVCEVVAGILLPRYIFFPQNQQEVQDQIDGFRDCAGFPQVVAALDGCHVPIIAPLQSPEDYVNRKGFHAVTLQGLVDSNYRFVDIFVGWPAKVHDARVFKNSPLFCHCWGSAVTCRWNYFTKIL, encoded by the coding sequence atggcggatgcgcTAAATATTGcgcttttgttttggaaaacacgGAGAGAAGAAAGCCGAAAAATCGCGGAAAGTCGTGCAAAGCTTGCCAGGAGACGACTCTACCGATACCTCCGCCGCAGATGTCTTGTCTCatctgtattttttttgttgttggcgCGGCAACTATTTCAATGCGCCCCAAGTTTACGTCGAGTTTGGAGTAAAAGCAGGTCTCAGTCCTTTTGGGAGGAGACCTGCCAAGGCTGGAGCGATAATGATTGGGTAGAGAACTTCAGGATGTCGAAGGATTCGTTTGAATATCTGTGCGCTGAACTATCACCCCATATCGCGAAACAGAACACGAACTTTCGTAAAGCCATTGCAGTTCGCCATCGCGTTGCAATCACTTTGTATTGGCTTGCCGACTCCGCTCGCTACAGAACAATTGGAAACTTGTTTGGCGTTGGAAAATCCACCGTGTGTACCATCGTGAAACACGTATGTGAGGTAGTTGCAGGTATTCTTCTTCCTCGGTATATTTTCTTTccacaaaatcagcaagaagTACAAGATCAGATCGATGGTTTTAGAGATTGTGCGGGGTTTCCCCAAGTAGTGGCCGCTCTTGACGGTTGCCATGTGCCTATCATTGCACCTCTCCAAAGTCCGGAAGATTACGTGAATCGAAAAGGATTCCACGCAGTAACACTGCAGGGATTGGTTGACAGCAACTATCGTTTTGTTGACATTTTTGTTGGATGGCCGGCGAAAGTTCACGACGCGCGCGTATTTAAAAATTCACCGCTGTTTTGCCACTGCTGGGGCAGTGCAGTCACATGTAGATGGAATTATTTTACAAAGATACTGTAG
- the LOC138036330 gene encoding uncharacterized protein: protein MNVVKFLLPNLDRKKLIYWDSEAGKSSVIDIEKLFDEGETEGENDGFKRESTMTRPSAHKLSVEDEFLMLLMKLRMGLSNIDLAERFCVSESTVNNINLTWVNFVYNVIGSLKIWPHRDIIIKHSPDEFIQKYPNNIVIVDATELKIQVPSSLQKHSERYSTYKSHTTFKSLIGVDPNGGIMFVSQLFEGSISDKQIVQRSGFLETVKQKVQCGELKEGDAILADKGFDIGDDLAKEKLRLNIPPFLRDKVGFEEDDVIKTQTIAQHHIHVERAIGKVRRFKIFHSVIPVSRFGSINQIWSVAYFLSNFLNPVLSKHEISPKT from the coding sequence ATGAACGTAGTTAAATTTCTATTGCCCAATCTTGACcgaaaaaaattgatttactGGGATAGCGAAGCTGGAAAATCAAGCGTGATAGACATTGAAAAACTGTTCGACGAAGGTGAAACTGAAGGAGAGAATGATGGCTTTAAAAGGGAATCAACAATGACAAGACCCTCTGCACACAAGCTTTCAGTGGAGGATGAATTTCTTATGTTACTAATGAAGCTGAGAATGGGATTGTCCAACATTGATTTAGCAGAGAGGTTTTGTGTATCCGAGAGTACTGTCAATAACATTAATCTTACCTGGGTTAATTTTGTGTACAATGTAATTGGCAGTCTCAAAATATGGCCACATAGAGATATAATTATAAAACATTCTCCGGATGAATTTATCCAGAAATATCCCAACAATATTGTGATTGTTGATGCGACTGAACTGAAAATCCAAGTCCCTAGTTCATTACAAAAGCACAGTGAGCGTTACAGTACTTACAAGTCCCACACAACTTTTAAGTCTCTCATAGGAGTGGATCCTAATGGAGGCATTATGTTTGTGTCTCAGTTATTCGAGGGTTCCATTTCTGACAAACAAATAGTGCAGAGGTCAGGGTTTCTGGAAACTGTGAAACAGAAAGTACAATGTGGAGAACTAAAAGAAGGAGATGCCATCCTGGCAGACAAAGGTTTTGACATTGGCGATGATCTTGCAAAAGAGAAATTGAGATTGAATATTCCTCCTTTCTTGAGGGACAAAGTGGGATTTGAAGAGGATGATGTAATCAAGACGCAGACAATAGCACAGCATCACATTCATGTCGAACGAGCTATAGGGAAAGTTCGGAGATTCAAAATTTTCCACTCTGTCATTCCAGTTTCTAGGTTTGGCAGTATTAATCAGATATGGAGTGTTGCCTATTTTCTTTCTAATTTCTTAAACCCAGTCCTTTCTAAACATGAAATATCACCAAAGACATAA
- the LOC138036329 gene encoding uncharacterized protein, whose translation MKELNEVSFPRSLSPPGPADSQPTLCVFADASQDTFGACAYIRWAVEKGKFDIRFIAAKSRVAPLKKITIPQLELQAAVLASRLQATIKEESRFQFKETIIFTDSAIVLAWVRGKIRCYKPFVSSRIGEIQSQTDPAQWKHIPSRQNVADDVWRGIVVTELSGRWQSGPDFLHLPKEQWPQGKTEPNQEDVEKECRKTLNVGAVAFLPTIVDSNRFSSWKLVCVMTWVLTMKRKFLAKIKQTNESQMCQGPLSAQELEEGRKSVIRWAQRSLQNRLVNNEFKMLHVSPFVDDEGIIRVGGRVDKAIVSYETKHPVLLPHDHIVSRLIIQEAHRCGHPGVATTVAKTRTKYWIVRGHDFAKAVKYKCVFCREMEPKTETQIMADLPQHRTAPDTSPFHYTSCDYFGPFTVKIGRNKMAKYYGVIFTCLNTRAVHLEIATDCSTMEFIQTLRRFFSIRGYPAMMISNNGTQMVGAQRELRMMIEGWDIATLREYCADKGMQWKFTTPGAPHQNGCAEALVKSCKTAIKKAVGNHTLTPFELYTCLLEVANLVNQRPIGRVPNDPDDGAYLSSNDMLLGRASSQVPQGPFNQTKNPRKRVQFIQQIVDSFWRRWTRDEFPLLVPRRRWNVDRRNVCVDDFVMVQDSNALRGKWITGRVIEVYPGQDGKVRNVKVKTPTGEYSRPITKIAVVQPAEGFE comes from the coding sequence ATGAAAGAGCTTAATGAAGTTTCCTTTCCAAGAAGTTTATCCCCACCGGGACCCGCCGATTCCCAACCGACACTTTGTGTCTTCGCAGACGCATCTCAAGACACATTTGGCGCATGTGCTTACATCCGATGGGCAGTAGAGAAGGGCAAATTTGACATCAGATTCATAGCAGCCAAGTCAAGAGTAGCTCCCCTCAAAAAGATCACAATCCCGCAGCTTGAGCTACAAGCGGCTGTATTAGCTTCCAGATTACAAGCCACAATCAAGGAAGAGTCTCGTTTCCAGTTCAAAGAAACCATCATCTTTACCGACAGTGCCATTGTGTTAGCATGGGTTCGTGGCAAGATAAGGTGTTACAAACCGTTTGTCTCTAGCAGAATAGGGGAAATTCAAAGTCAAACCGACCCAGCACAGTGGAAGCATATTCCAAGCCGACAAAATGTAGCAGATGATGTCTGGCGTGGTATAGTGGTTACGGAGTTGTCAGGAAGATGGCAGTCCGGACCAGATTTCTTACACCTGCCTAAAGAACAGTGGCCCCAGGGCAAAACAGAGCCGAACCAAGAAGACGTAGAGAAGGAATGTAGGAAGACGTTGAATGTAGGAGCTGTGGCATTCTTGCCAACTATAGTTGACAGCAATAGATTTTCCAGTTGGAAGCTAGTTTGCGTAATGACATGGGTACTCACGATGAAGAGAAAGTTTCTAGCCAAGATAAAGCAAACTAACGAGTCCCAAATGTGTCAAGGACCTCTATCTGCTCAAGAGTTAGAGGAAGGCAGAAAAAGTGTTATCAGATGGGCACAGAGAAGCCTACAGAACCGCCTGGTGAACAACGAGTTCAAGATGCTACATGTAAGTCCCTTTGTAGATGACGAAGGCATTATCCGAGTTGGAGGACGCGTCGACAAGGCAATCGTATCCTATGAAACAAAGCACCCAGTATTGTTACCTCATGACCACATCGTATCACGTCTTATCATACAAGAAGCTCATCGGTGTGGACATCCCGGGGTAGCGACAACAGTAGCAAAAACGAGAACAAAGTATTGGATAGTGCGAGGTCACGACTTCGCAAAAGCAGTCAAGTACAAGTGTGTTTTTTGCAGAGAAATGGAACCAAAGACAGAAACGCAGATCATGGCCGACCTACCTCAACACCGAACGGCACCAGACACCTCGCCATTTCACTATACGTCGTGCGATTATTTCGGTCCCTTCACGGTAAAAATtggaagaaacaaaatggcgaagTACTATGGAGTTATTTTCACATGCCTCAACACCAGAGCCGTCCATCTAGAAATAGCTACTGACTGTTCTACCATGGAATTCATTCAAACGCTTCGCAGATTTTTTTCCATCAGAGGTTACCCCGCTATGATGATAAGCAACAACGGAACGCAGATGGTAGGAGCTCAAAGGGAACTCCGAATGATGATTGAAGGATGGGACATTGCAACACTTCGAGAATATTGTGCCGATAAAGGAATGCAGTGGAAGTTTACAACCCCAGGAGCACCACACCAGAATGGTTGCGCAGAGGCTCTTGTAAAAAGTTGCAAGACCGCTATAAAGAAAGCAGTGGGAAATCACACCTTGACGCCTTTTGAATTGTATACGTGTCTTTTAGAAGTTGCTAACCTAGTCAATCAACGTCCGATTGGTCGAGTTCCAAATGATCCAGACGATGGAGCTTATTTATCTTCGAACGATATGCTGTTAGGTAGAGCGTCTTCTCAAGTTCCTCAGGGCCCATTCAATCAGACAAAGAACCCAAGGAAAAGAGTACAGTTTATCCAGCAGATTGTGGACTCCTTCTGGAGAAGGTGGACAAGAGATGAGTTCCCCTTGTTAGTACCACGGAGGAGGTGGAACGTAGACAGACGTAACGTTTGTGTTGACGACTTTGTGATGGTACAAGACTCGAATGCATTGAGAGGAAAATGGATTACCGGACGGGTAATAGAAGTGTACCCGGGGCAGGACGGAAAAGTCAGGAACGTGAAAGTAAAAACACCAACTGGCGAATATTCAAGACCTATCACGAAGATAGCAGTAGTGCAACCAGCCGAAGGCTTTGAGTAA
- the LOC138036332 gene encoding uncharacterized protein encodes MKPNRLPRGTNSIILGTVYHPPGDDDNKLRAYLFDCLDKALSNHPNSGIIVLGDFNQFKPRNLCSSFKLKNLVTKAMRGKSILDQACSTLSPYYGKADILPPLGLSDHSSVLLRPLGVSASFAPTTRINKRALFSSLSAINWTPLYHLHSCEEQFANFQSTIENEMDIHLPLRQVKLHPTDKPWFTPEIKEAIASRQRGWAKGSTLLFSFWRNKVMKLCKSACRTFYMVSVNSQETTPKKWWDNIKRISGQSRSAPLSTFVVNDSVLSGLDLAEVINDSFSKISSDMQPLEYSPVPVDHTPDEFIITPVAVERSLLGREGKSPGPDDIPNWLLKDFAPVISRPIASIFNASIRQGKVPLLWKCADVLPLAKTPKPKSVASDLRPISLTAVLSKVLEGFVFSWLCLL; translated from the coding sequence ATGAAACCAAATCGCCTGCCTCGGGGTACAAACTCCATAATACTTGGAACTGTTTACCACCCACCTGGTGATGATGACAACAAGTTAAGGGCGTACCTGTTCGACTGCTTGGACAAAGCTTTATCTAATCACCCAAACTCAGGCATAATCGTCCTCGGCGATTTCAATCAATTCAAGCCTAGAAATTTATGCTCCTCGTTCAAGCTGAAAAATCTTGTTACCAAGGCAATGCGCGGGAAAAGTATCCTGGACCAGGCTTGCTCCACGCTATCACCCTACTACGGCAAAGCTGATATTCTTCCCCCGCTTGGGCTGTCTGACCACTCTAGTGTCCTGCTAAGACCTCTGGGAGTTTCGGCTTCCTTTGCACCAACAACTCGTATAAATAAGCGTGCTTTGTTCTCGTCGCTTAGCGCTATCAACTGGACGCCGCTCTACCACCTACACTCTTGTGAGGAACAGTTTGCGAATTTTCAATCTACAATTGAGAACGAAATGGATATCCATCTCCCCCTCCGTCAGGTGAAATTGCATCCCACGGATAAGCCTTGGTTTACTCCTGAAATCAAGGAAGCCATCGCTAGCCGCCAGCGTGGTTGGGCGAAAGGAAGCACTCTCTTGTTCTCGTTCTGGCGTAACAAGGTTATGAAACTTTGTAAATCCGCCTGTCGCACCTTCTACATGGTCAGTGTCAACTCCCAAGAGACCACCCCTAAGAAATGGTGGGACAATATTAAGCGAATATCTGGCCAATCAAGATCCGCCCCACTTTCGACATTTGTTGTCAACGATTCCGTGCTTAGTGGCCTGGATCTGGCGGAAGTTATCAATGATTCGTTCAGCAAGATTTCTAGTGACATGCAACCTTTGGAATATAGCCCTGTTCCTGTGGATCACACACCAGACGAGTTTATCATTACACCAGTGGCCGTTGAACGTTCTCTCTTGGGAAGGGAAGGGAAATCACCTGGACCTGATGATATCCCTAATTGGCTATTAAAGGACTTTGCGCCAGTCATTTCCCGCCCTATCGCGTCTATATTTAACGCCTCTATCAGACAAGGCAAAGTTCCTTTGTTGTGGAAATGTGCCGATGTTCTCCCTCTTGCGAAGACTCCAAAGCCAAAGTCCGTAGCGTCCGATTTAAGGCCGATCTCACTCACTGCAGTGCTCAGCAAAGTATTGGAAGGGTTTGTGTTCTCATGGCTCTGCCTATTGTGA
- the LOC138036328 gene encoding uncharacterized protein, with product MDDILDSVQTVSGARQLTTEIDKVLAKGGFRIKEWQSNRDLKDTGDKQNEEVNVPKGSGDKVLGIVWNSTEDSFKFKVKSETIDCLNSSEWTKRSILSQIARIYDPVGFAAAFLIRAKIGFQELRQQGYEWDEDLPSTVQQKWLSLSRK from the coding sequence ATGGACGACATTCTGGACTCCGTGCAAACTGTGTCAGGAGCTCGGCAGCTGACGACGGAAATTGATAAAGTGTTAGCCAAAGGTGGTTTTAGAATTAAAGAATGGCAATCAAATAGAGATTTAAAGGACACTGGCGATAAACAGAATGAAGAAGTGAACGTTCCTAAGGGATCAGGTGATAAGGTCTTAGGCATTGTGTGGAACTCTACCGAGGATTCctttaagttcaaagtgaaatcTGAAACCATAGACTGCCTGAACTCAAGCGAATGGACTAAGAGAAGTATCCTCAGTCAAATAGCAAGAATCTATGATCCTGTTGGTTTTGCAGCAGCTTTTCTGATAAGAGCTAAGATTGGCTTTCAAGAGCTACGGCAGCAAGGATATGAGTGGGACGAAGACCTCCCTTCAACAGTGCAACAGAAGTGGCTCAGTCTTTCAAGGAAATGA
- the LOC138036327 gene encoding NLR family CARD domain-containing protein 3-like — MASAEQTNPSRPQDIFDSRHRNVLAVGRPGIGKTMLCTRLIRFWASNSTKIQSQCEVAFLLKFRHLNSEPDLNLRELLTLAETVECLKDELWQFIKDNPSKVLLIFDGIDEFFSRSGIAKDDSWFNNTAEVTMPLYYLYKKLASGKLLRGCTLLTTVRPTAVEDVRELKFDRTVEITGFTLEQVEEFVEKFSKDDDSGNLKEIIWQHISTNINLFSLCYIPVNCFIICHCLLQLINITSDAERKLPVKITEIYSISVKIFFYKHSRGKYSCSKTDLGCYMYKRFDELQPENDEVFKKLGKVAFNGIKSGKLVFESHDVSGLEDCGLLHRLPDMKPRKLSEPPRAQYCFTHLTVQEFFGAKHLVDTMLEDDLQRFVARHIRVGAWKVVMQFVAGLLEPKAGQQMTKSEIFTHLLSAKVERTDRSDLIWWPCSKEDKDLALDVCKCLYEIDGEHEKVNIQSKAAEIGFNAVDFSEMRVVPIDCPVVMDFVRDAVISLKICANSVGPLGCKEIQYSLKDVNCKLTQLGLEENEIGDQGAAHLSDALKDVNCKLTQLGLEENEIGDQGAAHLSDALKDVNCKLTQLNLVCNKIGDQGAAHLSDALKDVNCKLTQLTLNDNRIEDQGAAHLSDALKDVNCKLTQLDLRSNKIGDQGAAHLSNALKDVNCKITQLDLRGNAIGDQGAAHLSNAVKDVNCKITLLDFREQSIKREQNPYARLFNSQRRARALPFYFWTKATETP, encoded by the coding sequence ATGGCCAGTGCAGAGCAGACTAATCCTTCACGACCTCAAGATATCTTTGATTCTCGTCACAGGAATGTTCTCGCTGTTGGTCGTCCTGGAATAGGGAAAACTATGTTATGTACTAGGCTTATTCGTTTTTGGGCATCTAATAGTACCAAAATACAATCGCAATGTGAAGTAGCCTTTCTTCTGAAGTTCAGACACTTGAACTCGGAACCAGATCTTAATCTCCGTGAACTGTTGACTCTCGCAGAAACAGTAGAATGTTTGAAAGATGAATTGTGGCAATTCATTAAAGACAACCCAAGCAAAGTTCTTTTGATTTTCGATGGGATCGACGAATTTTTCTCAAGGTCAGGCATTGCCAAAGATGACTCTTGGTTCAACAACACTGCAGAGGTGACAATGCCTCTGTATTATCTGTACAAGAAACTTGCTTCTGGAAAACTTCTTCGGGGTTGTACGCTGTTAACAACAGTACGGCCAACTGCTGTTGAAGATGTCAGAGAACTGAAGTTTGATAGAACCGTTGAAATTACCGGATTTACATTGGAGCAAGTTGAGGAGTTTGTGGAGAAGTTTTCAAAAGATGATGACAGTggtaatttaaaagaaataatatggCAACATATTAGCACAAACATCAACCTGTTTTCATTGTGCTATATCCCTGTGAATTGTTTCATCATTTGCCACTGCTTACTACAACTGATTAACATCACCTCTGATGCTGAGCGTAAACTACCCGTAAAGATTACTGAAATCTACAGCATTAGTGTGAAGATTTTCTTTTACAAGCACAGCCGTGGTAAATACAGTTGCTCTAAAACTGACCTTGGTTGTTACATGTACAAGAGATTTGATGAGCTTCAACCTGAAAATGATGAAGTGTTTAAGAAACTGGGAAAAGTAGCTTTTAATGGCATTAAAAGTGGAAAACTCGTCTTTGAATCACATGATGTGAGTGGCCTGGAGGATTGTGGGCTGCTTCACCGACTACCTGACATGAAACCTCGAAAACTCAGCGAACCCCCAAGAGCTCAATACTGTTTTACTCACTTAACTGTTCAAGAATTTTTTGGAGCCAAGCATCTAGTGGATACCATGCTTGAAGACGATCTGCAAAGATTTGTTGCCCGTCATATTCGTGTTGGGGCCTGGAAAGTTGTAATGCAGTTTGTGGCTGGATTGTTAGAACCCAAAGCAGGGCAACAAATGACAAAGAGTGAGATATTTACCCACCTTCTTTCGGCTAAGGTCGAGAGGACTGACAGGTCAGATCTGATCTGGTGGCCATGTTCTAAGGAAGACAAAGATTTGGCTTTGGACGTATgtaagtgtttgtatgagatTGACGGAGAGCACGAGAAAGTGAATATTCAAAGCAAAGCAGCAGAAATTGGTTTTAATGCTGTAGATTTTAGTGAAATGAGAGTTGTTCCAATAGACTGTCCAGTGGTGATGGATTTTGTGAGGGATGCTGTGATATCCTTGAAAATATGTGCAAACTCTGTCGGGCCATTGGGCTGTAAAGAGATTCAATATTCACTCAAAGATGTCaactgtaaactcactcagctgggcCTCGAGGAAaacgagataggagatcaaggagcagcccATCTGAGTGATGCACTGAAAGATGTTaactgtaaactcactcagctgggcCTCGAGGAAaacgagataggagatcaaggagcagcccatctgagtgatgcactgaaagatgttaattgtaaactaaCTCAGCTGAACCTCGTGTGTAACAaaataggagatcaaggagcagcacacctaagtgatgcactcaaagatgttaattgtaaactcactcagctgaccCTCAATGATAACAGAATAgaagatcaaggagcagcacacctgagtgatgcactcaaagatgttaattgtaaactcactcagctggatcTCAGGAGTAACAaaataggagatcaaggagcagcacacttGAGtaatgcactcaaagatgttaattgtaaaatcACTCAGCTGGATCTCAGGGGTAACGcaataggagatcaaggagcagcacattTGAGTAATGCagtcaaagatgttaattgtaaaatcACTCTGCTGGATTTCAGGGAGCAAAGTATAAAACGGGAACAGAACCCCTATGCCCGGTTGTTCAATAGCCAACGGCGGGCCCGGGCCCTTCCCTTTTATTTTTGGACCAAAGCCACCGAAACACCATGA